The stretch of DNA GCAGTCAGGAACTCCCAGTCCAGGAAGTCCCCCAGCTCGCGCCCGTTGACCGTGAGCAACTCGGTGCCGGGCGCGATGCCCAGCTCCTCAGCGACGCTACCGGATGTGACGTTGGAGACTCTGACCATCGGGGCACCATGACGGGCGGGGGGTGGGACCGTGAGCAGCCCACATCCCCGTCGACGGACCGCGCCGGCACGCGCTCGCGGCCAAGCTCATGCAACTTAGGAAGTCTGAACACGGAAATCAAGAAAACATCGTGACTTCCGCATGCAACATTCGCCGCAAAAACGAAGGGCCCGCCCTGCGGCGGACCCTTCACCCCGAACGCACTTCCGGAGGCTCAGTTGTCGAGCGGAGCGTACCGGAACGCGGTGATCCCAACCCCAGCGGCCGTCACGCTGAACGGGCCGCTTCCGTGGCCCGCCACCGGCCCAACGGTTGCCTGCTGCGACGCCACGACGTTCCCCTTGTTGTCCAGGAAGTCGACCTTGAGCGTGTACGTCTTGGCGGCATCCGTCCGGTTGTTGATCGTCCCGGCGAGCGTGACCTTGTTGTCGACGTTGCTGAACTGCGAGAATCGGACCATTACCGGCAGGCTGTCCGAGGCCAGGTTCGTGTTCACGGCCAGATCCGTGTACACCTTGTTGGAATCCGTGGTGAGCGCGGCGGAATCCGTGAGCACCTTCCGCAGCTTCGCGTCCTTGGACTTGTTGTAGCGCGCCACGATGCTGTGGTTCAGGTCCGCGAACTTCTTGGCCAGCCCGGCGTACGTGAACACGAACAACCGCGAGTTGTCGCCGTTGGGATCCACGGCCTTGAGCCGGTTGAGCAGGACGAGGGCGGTGTCGTACTTCTGCGCCTTCATCTCGATCAGCGCCAGGTTCGAGAGCGCATCCCGGTGATATGGGTTCATCTCGTACGCAGCGTGGAACAACTTGGTCGCGGCCACGGAGTCGCCGACGTTGGTGGCCCACACGCCGGCCTGGATGACGTCGTTGAACGGGAACGCCGACGGGTTATCGAGCTGGCCCTTGTACACCGCCCGGACCGCCGCCGAATCGCCCATCGCGAGTTCGACGTTCACGACCCCGTTCACGCCATCGATGTGGTACCCCGCTGACGCCGTCGAGTCGGCCGCCAGCGTCTGGTACGCACGCAACGCGATGGGGTTGTACTTGGAGGCTTTGGTCGAGTCTTCAGCCGCCGCTTGCCGCGCGAGGTTTCCCAGGTTGAGCAGCGAGTTGGCCTTCACCTCGTTGTACAGCGTGTCGGTCGACGCGATGTCGATCGTGCGTTGGAAGAGATCGATGGCCCTGTCCACTTGGTTGCGCCGCTGCGCCACCTGGGCCAGCACCATGTTGCCGTAGGGAGCCTTGCGATTCAGCAACAGGGACTCCGTCGCATGTTTCTCGGCGGAATCGACGCTTCCCGCGTTCAACTCCTGAACCGCCTTGTTGACGAGGTTGCTCCAGACCTTCTGGCTGCGCCACTTATCCGTTTCGGTCGCGCACTCCGGCTGGGCGGTTTCGACTACGGTGAATGCCGAGTCGATCGCCGCTGGGAGGCTCACGGTGTCCTGGGGATTCGTCGCGAAGCCGAGTGCGCCGCGAGTCGTGGTGAGCGGCACGTCGGGCTGCTCGCTCCACAGCACCAGCAGCTTGCCGAGCTCGTAGGCGTGCCCGACCGGGTTCTCAACTTTCCCCGGGTTACCGGTGAGCAGTTGGACCGCGTCGGCCAGCTTCTTCTTGAGGGACGCCGGATCGGCTCCCTGGGGGTTCGCCACCTGAGAGATGGTGAGGAACGCCCGCGCGACTTCAGACGGCGTGCCCTCGTCCACGGAGCACTGCTTGGGCTGCTGCGCCGCCAAGGGGAGCGCGAGCACGATGGCGAACAGGGACGAGCTGATGGTCGTCGAACGGATGACCA from Gemmatimonadaceae bacterium encodes:
- a CDS encoding tetratricopeptide repeat protein, encoding MLVIRSTTISSSLFAIVLALPLAAQQPKQCSVDEGTPSEVARAFLTISQVANPQGADPASLKKKLADAVQLLTGNPGKVENPVGHAYELGKLLVLWSEQPDVPLTTTRGALGFATNPQDTVSLPAAIDSAFTVVETAQPECATETDKWRSQKVWSNLVNKAVQELNAGSVDSAEKHATESLLLNRKAPYGNMVLAQVAQRRNQVDRAIDLFQRTIDIASTDTLYNEVKANSLLNLGNLARQAAAEDSTKASKYNPIALRAYQTLAADSTASAGYHIDGVNGVVNVELAMGDSAAVRAVYKGQLDNPSAFPFNDVIQAGVWATNVGDSVAATKLFHAAYEMNPYHRDALSNLALIEMKAQKYDTALVLLNRLKAVDPNGDNSRLFVFTYAGLAKKFADLNHSIVARYNKSKDAKLRKVLTDSAALTTDSNKVYTDLAVNTNLASDSLPVMVRFSQFSNVDNKVTLAGTINNRTDAAKTYTLKVDFLDNKGNVVASQQATVGPVAGHGSGPFSVTAAGVGITAFRYAPLDN